The sequence below is a genomic window from Aminivibrio sp..
CTGACGGTATTGCCGTCCTCGACCTTCCCCAGTCTGGACGTGATGCCGTTATCGAAAAGCATAGCCTCGACGAGGGACGTCTTTCCTGCCCCTCCATGGGCCGCAATTGCGATACTGCGTGTGTTCTCAGGCTGACGGGTTCCCATTCCAACTACCTCCTCCGGCGTCTCGTGCTTTGCCCCGGACCGTTTTTACGTCCATTGAGGGCAATTTCAATATCTTACGCATAATGTTTCCGTTCGTCAATAAATGTCGCCCTACCTAAATCCGCTAATTTTTCAGGCAGAGGGAGTATCGCCGGGGACCGTTTCGGCCGCCGGATCCAGGGTAAAAACGGATCGCATCTACCGGTCCTCTTTCAGCCGGCGTTCAAGGATACCGGAGATGGCGGCGACGTCTGCCTGGCCCCTTGCCTCCCTCATGACAAGGCCCGCGAGAAATTTGATCTTCTTTCCCTTGGGGTCCCTGCCCGAGCGGATTTCTTCCACCACGTCGCCGTTGGCCCTAAGGACCCGCTCCACCATTTTTTCCACGTCTTCGGAGGACAGACCTCCGGGAGAAGCCCCGGCCGCCTCGAGGGCATCCTTGAAAGATCGCCCTTCCGCCAGGCGGGCGAAGACCTCTCGGGCCACCGTGGTGGAAAGCTTTCCGCCGTCCACAAGGGAGACCAGTTCCGCCAGAGCGGAGGGCTTCACCGGGAAGGAGTCCATGGAAAAACCCTTCTCGTTCATCACCCGGAAGACTTCGGTGCGGATCCAGTTGGCCGCCCGTAAAGGAGAAGCGCCGCTTTTGACGCATTCCTCGAAGTACAGGGCCACGGGAAGGCTCTCCGCCATGAAGGCGGCATCGGTCTCAGGAAGGCCGTACTTCTCCGCGAACCGCCCCTCTTTGGTCCAGGGCAGTTCGGGCAGGGCGTTTCGGGTGCTTTCCAGAAGCTCTTCCGTCACCACGATGGGAGGGATGTCGGGGTCCGGGAAGTAACGGTAGTCGTCGGCGGCCTCCTTGCTTCTCATGGAGGTGGTGACACCCTCGCCGTCGTTCCAATGGCGGGTCTCCCTCTCCAGGCTGCCTCCTTCGGCAAGGACCGCCGTCTGGCGGCGGATTTCATACTGCAGCGCCCGCTCCACGGCCCGCAGGGAGTTCATGTTCTTGATTTCCGTCCGCTCGCCCCAGCACAGCACCTCCCCGGTGGCTTCGTCGGTCTTCTTCACCGACACGTTGGCGTCCACCCGGAGAGACCCCCGCTCCATGTCGCCGTCGGAGACGCCGAGGTAGCGCATCGTTTGGCGAATGCGGGCGACATACTCCCGGGCCTCCCCGGGGGAGGTGATGTCGGGCTCGGAGACGATCTCCGCCAGGGGGACACCGCCCCGGTTGTAGTCCACGAAGGAAAAGGCGGCCCCTTCCAGGCGCCCGTCGGCGGCCGAGTGAACCAGTTTTCCGGCATCCTCCTCGAGGTGGAGCCTGGTGATGCGGATCCGACGTGGCCGGCCGTCGTCGCCGGGAATGAAGATCTCTCCTCCCTCGGCGAGGGGAAGGTCGTACTGGCTTATCTGGTATGCCTTGGGCAGGTCGGGGTAGAAATAGTTTTTCCGGTGGAAGACCGAGTGGTTCTTGATGGTGCAGGACAGGGCCAGCCCGGCCCGGACACCCAGTTCCACCGCCTTTTTGTTCAGGACGGGAAGGCTCCCGGGGAGGCCGAGACACACGGGGCAGACGTTGGTGTTCGGCTCGGCCCCAATGTAGTCCGTGGAGCACGGGCAGAAGATTTTCGTGGCCGTGGAAAGCTGCACGTGGATTTCCAGGCCGATGACGGGGATGTACCGGAAAGTCATCGGACGTTCCCTCCTTCCGTCGCTGCACTCCTGGGCGCCATGCGCGCCTTTCCGAGGTGCCGCTCCAGGACGGCCGCGGCGTTCAGCAGTTCGGGCTCGCCCCACTGGGGCGCGATGAACTGGACGCCCACGGGCAGGGGTTTTTCTCCGCCGGTGAATCCGCCGTTGAGGGACAGGGCCGGCAGTTCGGCGAGGTTCACAGGAAGGGTGAACACGTCGGCCAGGTACATCCGGATGGGGTCGTCCACCAGCTCGCCCTTTTTGAAGGGGGGCGCTGGGGCCGTGGGCAGGGCGATGAGGTCGCACTCTTCGAAGGCCTTCCGGAACTCGGCCTTCATGAGAGAGCGGACCTTCTGGGCTGTGAGGTAGTAGGCATCGTAGTACCCCGAGCTGAGCACGTAGGTCCCGGTGAGGATCCTCCGCTTCACCTCGGTGCCGAAGCCGGCCCCCCGGGTTGTGAGGTAGAGGTCGAGCAGGGTGTCCTCCCTGCAGGAAAGACCGTACCGGACTCCGTCGAACCGGGCCAGGTTCGAGCCGGCCTCGGCGGGGGCGAGGATGTAGTAGCAGGGCAGGCCGAACTCGAGGGAGACGGGAAGGGAGACCTCCACGATCTCCGCCCCCTCCTCCCGGCAGAGGTTCAGGGTATTTTCCAGGACCCGGCGTACCTCCGGGTCCACGGAGGACTGCATGGCGTCAAGCTCCTTCACCACGGCTATTCTCTTTCCCCTGAGGGAGACGGCAGCGAGATGCGCCGTGTAGTCCGGGCGCTCCCTGCGGCTGCACGTTCCGTCCCTGGCGTCGGGAGCGGCGATGACCGAAAGCAGGAGGGCGAGATCCTCCACGGTGCGGGCGAAGGGGCCGATCTGGTCGAGGGACGAGGCGAAGGCCACGAGGCCCCACCGGCTCACGAGGCCGTAGGTGGGCTTGAGGCCGTAAATCCCGCAGTAGGAGGCCGGCTGGCGGATGGACCCTCCCGTGTCGCTCCCGAGAGCCAGGGGGGCATACCCGGCGGCCACAGCCGCGGCGCTTCCCCCGGAGCTGCCTCCCGGCACCCTGCCGGTATCCCAGGGGTTGGACGTCGGGTGAAAGGCGGAGAACTCCGTGGAGCTTCCCATGGCGAACTCGTCCATGTTGGCCTTTCCGGCGAAGACGGCCCCGGCCCCGGCGAGCAGTTCCGCGACTCTCGCGTCGTAGGGAGGGATCCACCCCTCGAGGATCCTGCTGGCGCAGGTTGCCGGAACTCCCCGGAGGCACATGTTGTCCTTCAAGACAACGGGCACGCCCGCGAGAGGACCGGGGTCCATACGGCGGGCGATCATTCCGTCGATCCGGGCAGCTTCTTCCCGTCCCCTGTCGGCGGTGAGGGCCAGCATAGCGGACAGTTCCGGTTCGAGGTCTTCGATCCGGGAAATACAGGAGGCGAACACCTCCGACGCTGAGAAATCCTTAGCTTTTATGCCGCGGACCATCTCCGCGGCGGAGAGGGCAAAGAGCTCCATACCCTATTCCTCCTCCAGGATCCGGGGAACGACGAAGAAGCTGCCCTTCCTCTCCGGTGCGGCTGCCAGCACGTCATCCCGGACGGTGGACCGGACAGGCTCGTCCTCCCGGAGAGGAGGGGCTTCCCTCTCGGAAAAGAGAAAGGGATCCACCCCGTCGAGATTCAGCCGCCCTTCTTCCCGGGCCCGGGAAAGGGTGGCGAAATGGCCCAGGATGGCTTCAAAATGGCGCACGAGAGGTTCTATCTCTTTCTCCTCCACGCGCAGCCTGGCGAGATCGGCCACGTGCCGAACGTCCTTTTCGCTGATCGTCATTGGCTTTGCCTCCTGTTCGACGAAACGACCGGTGGGGTATTTCTTGAAGAGACCTTCAGGAAGTCCTTCCGCTGCGGATCATTTCGAGAAATTCTTCTTCTCCCACGATGGGCACTCCGAGGGCGGCGGCCTTCGCGAGCTTGCTCCCCGCTTCTTTGCCGGCCACCACCAGGGAGGTTCTGCTGCTCACGCTGGAGGAACACGCCGCGCCTGCTGCCTTCGCGAGGGCCTCGGCTTCGCTCCGGGTCAGGGAATCCAGCTCCCCGGTGAAAACGATGCGCATGCCCTCGAGGAACCGGGATCCCTGCTCACCGGGCTGTTCTTCCGGGGCTGGAAGGGCGCCCCTGAGGCCGAGCTCCGCCAGTTCCTCCAGCAGTTTCCTGTTCTGTTCCCTGGCGAAAAAGGACCGGATGGACGCCGCCATGACGGGTCCGATGCCCTCCACCGATGCCAGGGCTTCTTCCGGAGCCTTGCTGAGGGTCTGCACATCCCGGAAGGCCTCTGCCAGGATCTCCGCCCCCCGGGCCCCCACGAACCGAATGCCGAGGGCGGCGAGGAGGCGGGAGAAGGGCCGTTCCTTCGAAGTCCTGACGGCTTCCAGCAGGTTTTCCGCCGACTTCGGCCCCATCCGGTCCAGGCCGGCCACCGAGTCGATCGAAAGACGGTACAGATCGGACACCGTGCGGACAATCCCCTTGTCCACGAGCTGCTCAACCAGCCTGTCGCCCAGGCCGCGGATGTCCATGCCGCCCCGGGAGGCGAAATGGCGGATGCCCTCCTTGAGCTGGGCGGGACAGGAAGCCCTGTTCATACACCGGAGGGCAGCCTCGCCTTTGAGACGCACCACCGGGGATCCGCAGGACGGGCAGGCTTCAGGCATGACAAACTCCCGCTCGGTTCCGTTCCTGAGCTCCTTCACGGCCCCGAGCACCTCCGGGATGATCTCCCCCGCCTTCCGGACCCGGACCATATCCCCGATCCGGAGGTCTTTTCGGCGGAGTTCGTCCTCGTTGTGGAGGCTCGCCCGCCGGACCACCGTCCCGGAAAGGGTCACCGGCTCGAGGACGGCCACGGGGGTGAGTACCCCGGTCCTACCCACGGAGACGATGATATCGGAAAGGCGGGTGGTCTTTTCCTCCGGGGGATACTTGAAGGCTATGGCCCACCGGGGGGCGTGGGAGGTGGATCCCATTTCGCTCCAGGCGCGAAGGGAGTCGAGCTTCACCACCACCCCGTCGGTGGCATAGGGAAGGGAGAATCGTCTCTTTTCCCAGGCGGCGACGAACTCCTTCACTGCATCTCCGTCGGGGCAGAACTGCCAGGCTTTCTGGACGGGAAACCCGACCCGGGAGAGCCATTCCAGGATCTCCCTCTGGGAGGCGAGACCAAGATGTTCGGGGAAGACCACCGAGTACAGGTAGATGGAAAGCCTTCTTCCGGCGGTGACCGCCGGGTCGAGCTGCCGGAGGCTTCCTGCGGCGGCGTTCCTGGGGTTGGCGAAGAGGGGCTCTCCCCGCTCTTCCCGTTCTTCGTTGAGGCGCGCGAAGTATTTTCTCTCAAGAAACACTTCGCCCCGGACCTCCACCCGCCCCCGGGGAAAGTCTGAAAGGGTGAGGGGAAGGGTGCGGATAGTCCTGAGGTTGGCGGTGATATCCTCCCCCACCCGCCCGTCTCCCCGGGTCGTTCCCCTGACGAAGGCGCCGTCCTCATAGGTGAGGGAAACGGCGAGGCCGTCGATCTTCATCTCGCAGACATACCCTCCCGCCGCCCAGGGGGCGGTTCGGTTCAGGAAGCCGTCCAAATCCTCCCCGTTCAGGGCGTTGTCCAGGCTAAGCATGGGGACCGAGAGGGTGACTTTCTCGAACCGTTCACTCGCCTTCGCGCCGACCCGCTTCGTGGGCGAATCGGGGGAGGCGAGCTCCGGCCATGTGGCCTCGAGATCGACAAGCTCCCGGTAAAGGGCGTCGTATTCGTCATCGGGAATTTCGGGAGCGTCCTCCACGTAATAGAGGCGCCCGTGGCGGGCGAGCTCCCTTTGCAGGAAAGCCGCCCGCCGCCGGACCTCTTCAGGTATCTCCAACGCTCGTTCCTCGTCCCGGGGCACGGGGGGTCAGCCTCCTACTCCCCTGCGGCCTCACCGCCGTCCTCCCTGGTGCGGGAAGGCAGGGGCTTCATGGTCGGGAAAAGAATGACATCCCGGATGGACCTGGAGTCGGTGAGGAACATGACAAGCCGGTCCACGCCGATGCCCAGTCCTCCCGTGGGGGGAAGGCCCGTCTCGATGGCGTTTATGAAGTCCTCATCGAAATCATGAGCCTCGTCATCGCCGGCCTCCTTCTTTTTGAGCTGGTCCTCGAACCGGCCCCGCTGGTCCAGCGGATCGTTCAGCTCGCTGAAAGCGTTGGCCACTTCCTTGCCGCAGATAAAGAGCTCGAACCTGCGGGTGTAGTCCGGGTTCTCCGGGTCTCTCTTGGCGAGAGGGGAGATCTCGGTGGGATGGCCGGTGACGAAGGTGGGCTGGATCAGCTTCTCTTCCACAAAGGTCTCGAACATGAGATTGAGGACCGTGAACCGGCTCTCGGTTCCCTTGATCTCCACGCCCCGGTCCTTGGCTATCCTCCGGGCCTCGTCGTCTTCGGCTATGCCGCGGAAATCGATGCCCGTGTATTCCGCCACCAGGTCGAGCATGCTCCCCCGCTTGAAGGGCCTGTCGAAGTCGAGATCCACGTCCTGGAAACGGACCTTCCTAGGATTGCCGGGCCCGCAGACCACGTCGGCGGCGTTCCGGATGATCTCCTCGGTGAGGTCCATCATGTCGTGGTAATCCGCATAGGCCCAGTAGACCTCCATGGCTGTGAACTCCGGGTTGTGCATGGTGTCGAGCCCCTCGTTGCGGAAGTTCTTTCCCATCTCGTAGACCCGGCCGAACATGCCCACCACGAGACGCTTCAGGTAGAGCTCCGTGGCGATGCGGAGGTACATCTCCATGCCGAGGGCGTTGTGGAAGGTCTTGAAGGGGCGGGCGTTGGCGCCTCCGGCAAGGACCGACAAAATCGGGGTCTCCACCTCGATGGTACCATGGTCCTCCAGGGTTTTCCGAATGGAGGAGATGATCTTCGACCGTTTCCGGAAGGTCTCACGCACCTCGGGGTTGGCTATGAGGTCGGTGTACCGTCGGCGGTACCGTACTTCAGTATCCTTCAGGCCGTGCCACTTCTCTGGCAGAGGACGGAGGGCCTTGCAGAGGAGCACGCACTCCCGGACGTGGATGGTGAGTTCCCCCCGCTGGGTACGGAAGGGGTGGCCGATGATGCCGACCCAGTCGCCCGAGTCGACCCATTTTTTCGCGAAGGTGTACTTCTCCTCGCCCATGGCGTTGAACTGGAAATAAAGCTGCAGGCTGTCCGTCTCGTCGGCCAGGTTGGCGAAAGCGGCCTTCCCGTGCTTGCGGAGGGCCATCACCCTGCCGGCGGTGACGATGGTCACCGACTCGTCAATCTCGTCCTCGGCCAGGTGGCTGAAGTTCTCCCGCACGTAGGCGAGGGAGTGCTTCCGGTCCCACTTCTCCACGAGGTAGGGGTTGTAGCCCTCCTCGGCAATCAGCCGCTCAAGTTTGTCCTTCCGCTGACGAACAATCTCGTCCTCTCCGTCGTTCCCCTGGGGGATACGGTTCGGGGCGTCCTTTTCATATTGTACATCCACTGCATTCTTCTCTCCTTTCGAAGTACGCGTCACAACGTTCAAGTATCCCCCGGAGTTCCGTCCAGCAAAGTACGCGGGCCGCCGCCCTGCGGAGCCCGCCTATACCCCGGACGCCCCTGAACATGCCGGAAAGAAGGCGCTTTACGAAAAGCACCGCCATCCGTGGGCCGCAATAGCCGCACACCGAGTCGCCGAAGTGCAGCAACAGAGACATCTGGAAATCCGGGGACGGATTTCTGTAACTATTATGCACGTCATACCCGAGAAACGCCAGAGTGCGGGCAAAGAGGAAGGGGTCAGCCAAGGCGCCCCTCGCCATCAGGACAGTCCGGCACCCCCGCCGGAGATAGTCCGCCGCCTGCTCCGGGGTGTAGACGTCACCGCTGGCGCAAATTTTTTCCGGGAATTTCGCCGCCATGGCCCCCACGATCTCCCGGTCAGCCTCTCCTGAATACCGCTGGGCGGGAGTGCGGCCATGAAGGCAGACCAGGGAGGCACCGGCATCCAGAAGCCCCCGACAGAACTCCTCCGTCGTCAGGGGGTAACCGGGAGGGCATTTTCGGATCTTCGGCCATACGGGCAGTCCCAGGCCCGACAGAGAGGAAACCATCGAAAATGCCGTGCCCGGGTTTTCGAGGAGCCGGGCCCCCGCTCCCTTTTTGAGTACCTTGGGCATGGGACAGGCCATGTTGATCCCTACCGCCCGGAAGGACGTCCCCTCCAGGGCGGTCTCGGCGCCCCGCAGCATGGTCTCCGTGTCGCCCGCGAAGAGCTGGACAATGACCGGCGCTTCACCGGGCAGGATGTCGAGCATGGCCGCCGTTTTCCTGTTGGCCCGCCGGAGCCCAGCGCAGCTGATCATCTCCGTGTGGACAGCCGCGGCACCGAGGAGCGAATAGAAGAGCCGCAGGGGGGGAATGGTCACCCCGGCGAGGGGGGCCAGCAGGAGGGGGGATTCGAGAGCCAGCCCACCCGCTTCTGTGCGGTGCGGTGCGACCACGGAAAAGACCGGAGGAAAGGCGCTCACAGCGGGCGGTTCCGCTCGTGGATGAGCCGGAGCCCTTCCAGGGTGAGCCACGGGTCCACTGTGGTGATGGTTTCCGAGATGGCGCCGATAACCGCCGCGTGGCCTCCCGTGGCCGCCACGGGCGTTCTGCCGCCCAGTTCGTCCCAGGTCTTCCGGACGAGAAAATCCACGAGCCCCGCGTTGCCGAAGAGAATTCCCGCCTGGATGGAGCCGATGGTATTGTTCCCGATGACGGTCTTCGGGGGTTCCAGGGAGACCTGGGGCAGCTTCGCCGTGCGCCCGAAGAGAGATTCCATGCCCGTCACCAGGCCGGGGGAGATGGTCCCCCCAAGGTAGGCCCCCTCGTAGTTCAGGATGTCGAGGGTGATGGCCGTGCCGAAGTCCACCACGATGAGGGGCGCGCCGTACTTGGCCTTCCCCGCCACGGAGTTCACAAGCCGGTCGGCCCCCACTTCATGCTTGGGCGAATAGGCGATGTCGATGCCAAGGTCCAGGGCGGACGTCACCTTCACTGGTTCCACCGCGAGGTATTCCCTCAGGCCCTCGGAGAGAGCCATGTCGAGGGAGGGTACGACGCTCGAGTAGATGGCCCCGTCGATGGACGCCCGGGGGATGCCGCAGATGTCCAGCAGGTTCAGCAGGAATATGCCCAGCTCGTCGGAGGTGCGCCTCTCCGACATGAGTCTCCAGTGCTTCACCAGGGTCTCACCGTCGTAGATGCCGATGACCGTGGTGGTGTTTCCGACGTCAAGGACCAGCAGCATAGTACCGTCCTCCTCTTTTGAAGGATTTCAACATCAGGACATTATACCCTGTCGGGAGGGAAATTTCGTCCCCCAAGTCCTAACCTAAATCCGCAGGCAGAGGGAGATAATGCCGGCAGCACAGGGCGGAACCTCAGAAAAAGATCATCCCGGCGAGGAGCGCAAGCAGGGCTCCCCCGAAGGTTCGGAGCCCCGGCCTGAAGAGGCCGAAGGCGAGGGAGACGATAAAGGCGGCGCTGCCCGCAACGGCGAACGCCGGCGACCAGGAGGCAGACCACGGTATGAATGACGTGAGAGTATCCGCCGCCCACTGCCAGAGGAGAAAGAGCCCCTCGGCGGCGGCGGCGATATAATACCCCCCGGGTATCCCCGCAAGGGCAGGTATTGAGAGCACGGCGGCGAAGGGGTAGAGAAAGGCAAAGACCGGGAGGGCCGCCATGTTGACCAGGATGCCGGACAGTGGGACAGCGCCGAAGACGGCGGCTGTCTGGGGGTAGGTGGCGAGCCAGACCAGAGGGCTTGCGGCAAGGGCTGCCCTCCAGCCCGTTCCCCGTTCGGCAAGAGCGGACAGCAGAAGGGCTGCCGTAACGGACAGCCTCCATCCGAGGTCGGCGTACCACTCGGGCCTCCAGAGAAGGAGAAGAAGCCCCGCCAGGGATACGGCGTTGAGGGGGCTCCCCTTCCGTCCAAGGGCATAGCCGAGGAGTACGGACTGCACCATCAGGGCGGCCCGGAGGGCGCTTGGCGCTCCCCCCGCCAGAAGGGCGTAGCCCCAGAGAAGGCCGCTTGTCGCGAGAATCCGTCCGCGGAAGGACAGCCTCCGGCGAAGAATGCCGAGGGAGAGAATCTTCCAGACAGCCGCAGCGGCGAGGCCCACGTGGAAGCCGGAGACGGCGAGAAGGTGGGCGGTTCCCCAGGTCCTGTGGCCGTCTGCGAGGGAGGGGTCCCGAACGCCGAGAAAGGCGGCGAGAAGATAGCCCCTGGTGGCCGGAGGAAGGTTGAGGAGTATGTTCCTGCGAAGGGCCGTTCTGAGGGCGGGCAGGCCGAAACGCCTCTCCCGCCGGGGCAGCAGTTCGTCGGGGAAAACCTCGGCGGACACGCCCCTGGCCCGCCAGTACAGGTCTTCCCTGAAGGATGAATTTTCCCTGATCCTGAAAGGTACTGCCTCGCCGGCGAATGTGAGGGTCTCCCCTTCCATGACGGACCGGTCCGGCCGGAGCCTGAGAAGGTACCGTCCCGTCGCGCCGTCCACCACCACGACCCTTGAGGAACCCCACGGGCGTTCGAGGATCACCACGCCGCCGTCGAGAACCCGTCCCCGGAGCGGGGAAAAGTTCTGCACCCTCCAGGTTGAGAGGAAGGAACACAGGAAGGCCAGAAGGGCCAGAGCGAGGCAGTAAGAAAGAAACCGGGCGGGACGGCGGCCGGAAAGAAGGAGAAGGAGCCCGAGGCATACAAGTGATGCGGCGGCTCCGGCCGCAGAAGGGGGCATTCCCCTATCGCCGAGGACGAGGGCCGTAAAGACCGCTCCGAGGAGGAAGAGAAGAGGGGCCCGGGCGATGCCTTCGTCATATCCCGGAAGGGGGATCATCGCAGGTCGACGTGGTTCCTGATGCTCTCCAGCTTTTTTGGGCCTATACCCTTCACCTTCAGGAGATCCTGCAGGGATGAGAACTTGCCTTTCTGCGCCCGGTATTCGAGGATGGCCCGAGCAATCGTCGGACCGATCCCGGGGATACGCTGGAGTTCTTCCAGGGATGCGGTGTTCACCCTCACGGCTCCGCCGACATTGCCGCCAGGAATTGCGGGCGGCCGGAGGAAACCGCTGTCCGGCGGGGCGCCGGAAGCTGAGGCATCGTTCTTTCCGCCGTCCTCCCCCGCCAGGGGGACATGGACATGCACCCCGTCCGCCAGGGGAGCGGCCAGGTTGACCTTCACGGGATCAGCGTTGGGAAGCAGTCCCCCCGCAGCGTCCACCAGGTTGTGAACTCTGCTTCCAGGAGGGAGGGAATAGACTCCCGGCGAAGCCACGCCGCCGGTGATGTAGAGCACCCACTCCTTCGCCTCCGGAGGCTCCTGAGCGGGCATGGAAACTTCCGGCGGTGCGGAGGGTCTGTCTGCGGGCACGGTTATGGAGAGGGCGGGGCCGGCCTTCGCTCCCGAGGGACGGTCCACGAAACGGCCCGAGAAAAGGAACACCACTATTCCCGCCAGGACAAAACACCCGATTCCCAGGGCGAAGAAGGCGAGCCCCTGGTATTTCGGATCGGAAAAAATACCTTTCTTCACTGCCCGTCCCCCCTATTTTCCGTTTTCGACGATCCGGCCGGAGAGGCACCAGTTGTCCGCCCGGGTGATCTCCACTCGGACAAACCGGCCGAGCATCTCCTCCCCCGCCTCCACGAGCACCACCTTGTCGGAAGGGGTCCGCCCCTGCAGGAGTCCATCTCCCCGGGGGGCGAAGTCGTCCAGAAGCACGGGGAAAAAGCTCCCCACGAGGGATTCGTTGATCTCACGGGCGATTCTCGACTGGAGGATATTCACCCCATTCAGCCGTGCCATTTTTTCCCGGTGGGGAACCTGATCCTCCCGGCGTGCCGCCCCGGTACCCTCCCGGGGAGAGTAGGCGGCGGAGTGAACGAGGTCGAACCGGAATTCCTCCAGCACCTTCAGAGATTCCCGGTAATCCTCCTCCGTTTCCCCGGGGTGCCCCACGATGAGATCCGTGGTGAGGCCGACTCCCGGCAGTCGGCTCCGGATTGCGGAGACCACGGCCCGGTACTGCTCCACCGTGTATCCCCTGTTCATGAGGGCGAGGACGCGGTCGCTCCCTGACTGGATGGGCAGGTTGATGGAGGGGCAGATCACCGAAGAATGCTCCGCCATTACCTCCACAATGTCGGGAGTGAAGTCCCGGGGATGGGAGGTAGCGAACCGGAGAAGCCGGACTCCCGTCTTCAGGGCGCCGTCCCTCAGGAGGTCGGCGAAGGTGTAGCCGTTGGTGAAATCCTTTCCGTAACTGTTCACGTTCTGCCCAAGCAGGGTGATCTCCAGGACGCCGTCGGCCGCAAGGGTTCTCATTTCCTCGAGGATATCCTCGGGGGGACGGGAGACGAAGCGCCCCCGGACGTAGGGGACGATGCAGTAGGAGCAGAAGTTGTCGCAGCCGTGGGATATGGTAACGAAGGCTTTCCAGGGGTTGACCCGCTCCACGGGGGCGCCGGGGAGTTCGATGAATGCTCTTGGGTCGTCGTCAAGGAACAGGAAGATTTCACCGGGAGATGCCATGAGCTTCTCCAGGCCGTCAGGCACGGCGCCGATGTGCCTGGGGCCGGAGACGAAGCGGACCCAGGGGAACCGGGCGGCCATTTTGCGGCCCACGTTCTGGGCCACGCAGCCCGTCACGGCAACGAAGGGCTTCCGCTCTCTCTCCCAGCGGGGGGCGAACCTGCCAAGGTCGCTCCAGACTTTCTG
It includes:
- the miaB gene encoding tRNA (N6-isopentenyl adenosine(37)-C2)-methylthiotransferase MiaB, with protein sequence MYRYALKVYGCQMNVYDGDKMKTALKERGWTEVHEEEADVVILNGCSIRDKAEQKVWSDLGRFAPRWERERKPFVAVTGCVAQNVGRKMAARFPWVRFVSGPRHIGAVPDGLEKLMASPGEIFLFLDDDPRAFIELPGAPVERVNPWKAFVTISHGCDNFCSYCIVPYVRGRFVSRPPEDILEEMRTLAADGVLEITLLGQNVNSYGKDFTNGYTFADLLRDGALKTGVRLLRFATSHPRDFTPDIVEVMAEHSSVICPSINLPIQSGSDRVLALMNRGYTVEQYRAVVSAIRSRLPGVGLTTDLIVGHPGETEEDYRESLKVLEEFRFDLVHSAAYSPREGTGAARREDQVPHREKMARLNGVNILQSRIAREINESLVGSFFPVLLDDFAPRGDGLLQGRTPSDKVVLVEAGEEMLGRFVRVEITRADNWCLSGRIVENGK
- a CDS encoding ComEA family DNA-binding protein, with the protein product MKKGIFSDPKYQGLAFFALGIGCFVLAGIVVFLFSGRFVDRPSGAKAGPALSITVPADRPSAPPEVSMPAQEPPEAKEWVLYITGGVASPGVYSLPPGSRVHNLVDAAGGLLPNADPVKVNLAAPLADGVHVHVPLAGEDGGKNDASASGAPPDSGFLRPPAIPGGNVGGAVRVNTASLEELQRIPGIGPTIARAILEYRAQKGKFSSLQDLLKVKGIGPKKLESIRNHVDLR
- a CDS encoding ComEC/Rec2 family competence protein, yielding MIPLPGYDEGIARAPLLFLLGAVFTALVLGDRGMPPSAAGAAASLVCLGLLLLLSGRRPARFLSYCLALALLAFLCSFLSTWRVQNFSPLRGRVLDGGVVILERPWGSSRVVVVDGATGRYLLRLRPDRSVMEGETLTFAGEAVPFRIRENSSFREDLYWRARGVSAEVFPDELLPRRERRFGLPALRTALRRNILLNLPPATRGYLLAAFLGVRDPSLADGHRTWGTAHLLAVSGFHVGLAAAAVWKILSLGILRRRLSFRGRILATSGLLWGYALLAGGAPSALRAALMVQSVLLGYALGRKGSPLNAVSLAGLLLLLWRPEWYADLGWRLSVTAALLLSALAERGTGWRAALAASPLVWLATYPQTAAVFGAVPLSGILVNMAALPVFAFLYPFAAVLSIPALAGIPGGYYIAAAAEGLFLLWQWAADTLTSFIPWSASWSPAFAVAGSAAFIVSLAFGLFRPGLRTFGGALLALLAGMIFF